Part of the Listeria innocua genome is shown below.
GAATTTTACGAAGTGCTTGTTGGAAGAAGATAACAGCTACAACAATAGCTAGAATCGCAACTCCCACACCTGCTAACGTTAAAATGTGTAAGAACAGTTGATCACCAGCGTTTTCAATTTGCGAAACATATAATTGACGCACTCCATCAGGAATACGAGCAACAATACCTGCAAAGATAATGATGGAAACACCATTACCAACGCCTTTAACAGTGATTTGTTCCCCTAACCACATTAAGAACATTGTACCGGTAGTTAATACGATTGCAATAATCACATATCTACCGATGGATGGTTCGATAACCAAACCAGCAGATGACATGCGGTTAAACCCGTATGCCATACCGAATGCTTCGATTAAACCAAGTCCAATCGTCATGTATCTAGTAAGTTGATTGAGTTTTTTACGACCCATTTCCCCTTGCTTAGACCATTCAGTTAACTTGGGAACAACATCCATTTGAAGTAACTGAACAATAATGGAAGATGTAATGTAAGGCATTACACCCATGGCAAAAATTGAGAAGTTTTTTAAAGCCCCACCATTAAATGTGTTTAAGAACCCCAAAATACCGCCATCCATACTAGATTGTAAAGCAGCTGCGTTAACTCCCGGTACTGGCACGAATGTACCAATACGGAAAATAACTAGCATAGCTAATGTAAATAGTATTTTTTTACGGATGTCTGCTACTTTGAAGAAGTTCGCTAACGTTTGAAACATTAGATCACCTCAGTTTTTCCGCCGGCTGCTTCAATAGCTTCTTTGGCAGCTGCAGAGAATTTGTTCGCTTTCACAGTAAGTTTTTTCTCGATATTTCCATCAGATAAAATTTTAATCCCGGATTTTTCGTTACGAATAATTCCAGTTTCGATTAAAAGTTCTGGTGTTACTTCTGTACCATCTTCAAAGCGGTTTAAAACATCTAAGTTAACGATAGCAAATTCTTTACGGTTGATATTTGTGAATCCACGTTTTGGAATACGACGGAAAAGTGGAAGTTGTCCACCTTCAAAACCTAGGCGTACGCCACCACCGGAACGAGCTTTTTGTCCTTTATGACCGCGTCCAGAAGTTTTGCCGTTACCAGAGCCTGTTCCACGACCAACACGATTACGTTCTTTACGAGAACCTTCTGAAGGTTTAAGTTCATGTAGTTTCATGTCAAGCACCTCCTCCTATTTAACAAATTCTATCAATTACATATTATTATATTAAGCTTAAACTTCTTTGACGTCCACTAAATGACTTACTTTAGTGATCATCCCACGAATTGCAGGATTATCTTCTTTAACCACTACAGAATTTGTTTTACCAAGACCTAATGCTTGAACAGTTTTGCGTTGTGGTTGAGGGCGTCCGATTAAGCTACGTTTTAGAGTAATTTCTAACTTCGCCATAATGATAATTCCCTCCTTATCCTAACAATTCTTCTACTGTTTTGCCACGAAGTTTCGCAACATCTTCAGCGTTTTTAAGTTGTTTAATTCCGTCGATTGTAGCACGTACCATGTTAATTGGTGTATTAGATCCAAGCGATTTGGAAGATACATCAGCAACACCAGCAAGTTCTAGGACCGCACGAACGGGACCACCAGCAGTTACACCAGAACCGGCACTAGCTGGTTTAAGAAGAATTTCTCCGCCACCAAAATGTCCGACTACAGTGTGTGGAATAGTTGTGTCTACAGTTGGTACAAACACCATGTTCTTTTTAGCATCCTCAACAGCTTTGCGGATTGCATCTGGAACTTCTTGTGCTTTACCAGTACCGAAACCAACATGACCATTTTTGTCTCCAACAACAACAAGTGCTGTGAAACGGAAACGACGTCCACCTTTAACTACTTTAGCAACACGGTTGATTGTAACAACGCGTTCTTCTAAATCTAATTTGTTTCCATCAATTTGCTCAGGCATGTAATATGTCCCTCCTTCTTATTAAAATTCTAGTCCATTTTCGCGAGCTGCTTCAGCAAGAGCTTTTACGCGGCCATGATATAAGTATCCTCCACGGTCAAAAGTGACAGAAGTAATACCTTTTTCGGAAGCACGTTTAGCAACTAGTTCGCCAACTTTGCTTGCTGCATCAACTTTGGATTCAGCAGAACCGAAATCTTTATCTAAATTAGACGCACTTGCAAGTGTCACACCATTTACATCATCAATAACTTGAGCATAAATGTTTTTGTTTGAACGGAATACGTTTAAACGTGGACGACTTTCAGTTCCAGAAATCTTAGAACGAACACGAGCATGTCTTTTTTTACGTACTTTATTTTTGTCGATTTTGGTAATCACACGACTCACCTCTTCTCTCATTTGCCTAATTAAGCGGCATTATTTACCAGTTTTACCTTCTTTACGGCGTACATGTTCGCCTTCGTAACGAATACCTTTACCTTTATATGGCTCTGGTGGACGTACGGCACGAATGTTTGCAGCTAACTCGCCAACGTGTTCTTTGTTGTATCCTTTAACAATCACTTGAGTGTTTGCAGGAACTTCAATTTCTACGCCTTTAGGAGCAACAAACTCTACTGGATGAGAGTACCCTACGTTAAGAACAAGTTTGTCTCCTTGTTTTTGCGCACGGTAACCAACACCGATAAGTTCTAATTTCTTTTCATAACCCTCGGAAACTCCGACAACCATGTTATTAAGAATAGCACGAGTTGTACCATGAAGTGCACGGTGGTTTTTATTATCAGTCGGGCGAGAAACGTTAATTTCGTTGCCTTCAATATTAATAGTAATTTCTGGGTTGAACTCTTTTACAAGTTCACCTTTAGGACCTTTAACTGTTGCTGTTGATCCATTAAGTGTAACTGTTACACCTGCAGGAATCACAATAGTTTTTTTACCTATACGGGACATTTATTGCACCTCCTTATGGTTTACTTTTTCTTACCAAACGTATGCTAGTACTTCTCCGCCGACTTGTTTAGCACGGGCTTCTTTGTCGGTTAAAACGCCTTGGGAAGTAGACACGATTGCGATACCTAGACCGTTAAGTACTTTAGGCACCTCAGTTGATTTTGCATATACACGTAAACCTGGCTTACTGATACGTTTCAAACCAGTGATTACACGTTCGCCAGTCGCTCCATATTTTAAGAAAACACGGATTGTTCCAGCATTGTCATCTTCAATATATTCAACGTCACGGATAAAACCTTCACGCTTCAATATTTCAGCAATTTCTTTTTTGATTTTGGATGCAGGCAGTTCTAATTTATCATGTTTAACCATGTTTGCATTACGAATGCGAGTTAGAAAATCTGCAATTGGATCTGTCATCACCATGTATAATACCCTCCTTCCTTAAACTCTTTCTTACCAGCTTGCTTTTTTCACGCCGGGAATTTGACCTTTATAGGCAAGTTCACGGAAACAAATACGGCATAATTTAAATTTGCGAATAACGGAATGTGGACGACCACAACGTTCACAACGAGTATATGCTTGAACAGCGTATTTTGGTGTACGTTTTTGCTTCGCGATCATGGATTTCTTAGCCACGTTTTCGCCTCCCTACTAAATTAGTTTTGATTACTTTTGAAATGGCATCCCTAGTTGAGTAAGTAACTCATGAGATTCTTCATCACTTTTGGCAGTTGTAACGATTACTACGTCCATACCGCGTACTTTTGATACTTGATCGTAATCAATTTCAGGGAAAATAAGTTGCTCTCTAACACCCAACGTATAGTTACCACGACCATCGAAAGCTTTTTTCGATACGCCACGGAAATCACGAACACGTGGAAGTGAAACAGTAACTAATTTATCTAAGAAATCATACATGCGTTCACCACGCAATGTTACTTTAGCACCGATTGGCATTCCTTCACGAAGACGGAAACCAGCGATAGAATTTTTTGCTTTTGTGATAACAGGTTTTTGACCAGTGATAAGAGCTAACTCCTCCACTGCACTGTCTAACACTTTCGCATTTGCTGTAGCGTCACCAACACCAGTGTTGATTACGATTTTATCTATTTTTGGAACCTCCATTACGGAGTCATAATTGAATTTGCTCATTAAAGCAGGAACAATTTCCTTAAGATATTGATCTTTAAGGCGATTCATGTAATATTCCCTCCTTCCTACGACTATTATTTATCTATTACTTCACCGGATTTTTTTGCTACGCGTACTTTTTTATCACCTTTAACTTCGTAGCCTACACGAGTAGGTTCGCCAGTTTTAGGGTCAATTAGCATTACGTTTGAAACATGGATTGGTGCTTCAACATTCAAGATTCCGCCTTGCGGGTTGATGTTGGAAGGTTTAGTATGTTTTTTAACCATATTGATTCCTTCGATAAGTACGCGGTCCTTTTTCGGAAATGCTGCGAGCACTTTGCCGGATTTGCCTTTATCTTTACCAGTAATAACTTTTACTTTATCACCTTTTTTGACATGCATTGGTATAGCACCTCCTTGATTTCTTGGAACTTAATTTTTAAAGAACTTCTGGAGCTAAAGAAACGATCTTCATAAAGTTGTTTTCACGAAGTTCGCGAGCAACAGGTCCAAAAATACGTGTTCCACGAGGACTTTTATCGTCACGGATAATGACACATGCATTTTCATCAAACTTGATGTAAGAACCGTCTTGACGACGTGCTCCACTCTTAGTACGAACGATTACTGCTTTAACAACTTCACCTTTTTTGACAACGCCGCCTGGTGTTGCTTGTTTAACGGTACACACGACAACATCACCAATGTTAGCAGTTTTGCGTCCTGATCCACCTAGCACTTTAATAGTTAACACTTCACGTGCGCCAGAGTTATCAGCCACTTTCATACGACTTTCTTGTTGAATCATTAGGACACCCTCCTTCCAGAATAACGGGTCGGAAAAATTGCACTCGGCAACTTTTCACAATCTATTTTTAACTTTTGATTTAGATAATTACTGCTTCTTCTACAACTTCTAATAAACGGAAATGTTTAGTTGCAGACAATGGACGAGTTTCGGAAATACGAACTACATCGCCAGTTTTTGCAATGTTATTTTCATCATGCGCTTTGAATTTTTTAGAATACTTCACGCGTTTACCGTACAAACCATGTTTCTTGTACGTTTCAACAACCACGGTAATTGTTTTATCCATTTTATCGGATACAACACGACCAGTATAAACTTTACGTTGGTTACGGTCAGCCATGTATTAAAACCTCCTTACGATTCTTTTTTAAGCAAGTTCTCTTTCTCGAACGATTGTTTTCATACGGGCAATTGCTTTACGAACCTCACGAATACGTGCGGTGTTTTCTAATTGACCAGTAGCTAATTGAAAGCGCAGGTTGAAGAGCTCTTCTTTCAAAGCTTTTTCTTGATCTTGGATTTCGGTAGTGGATAAATCACGGATATCATTAGCTTTCATTTGCTTCACCACCAATTTCTTCACGTTTAACGATCTTAGTTTTGACCGGCAGTTTGTGTGCTGCTAGACGTAATGCTTCACGCGCTACATCTTCAGGAACACCTGCGATTTCAAACATAATTTTGCCGCGTTTGACTGGGCTTACCCAACCTTCCGGAGCACCTTTACCTTTACCCATCCGAACCCCGATTGGTTTAGAAGTGTAAGATTTATGAGGGAAAATTTTAATCCAAACTTTACCGCCACGTTTCATGTAACGAGTCATTGCGATACGAGCTGCTTCGATTTGACGGTTTGTAATCCAAGAAGCTTCAACTGCTTGAAGACCATATTCACCAAATGCAACTTCAGTTCCGCCTTTCGCGCGTCCACGCATGTTTCCGCGGAATTCACGACGGTATTTTACACGTTTAGGAACTAACATTATTATTTTCCTCCTTCCACATTGTTTTTCTTCGTAGGAAGGACTTCACCACGGTAGATCCAGACTTTAACGCCTAGTTTACCATAAGTTGTGTCAGCTTCTTCCCATGCGTAGTCGATGTCGGCACGCAATGTATGAAGAGGTACTGTTCCTTCGCTATAGTGTTCAGCACGAGCGATATCCGCTCCGCCAAGACGACCAGATACTTGAGTTTTGATACCTTTTGCTCCAGCACGCATAGTACGTTGGATAGCTTGTTTTTGCGCACGACGGAAAGATACACGACCTTCCAATTGACGAGCGATGTTTTCAGCAACCAATTTTGCGTCTAGGTCAGCACGTTTGATTTCTACGATATTGATATGAACACGTTTTTGAGTAAGTTCGTTTAAGTTTTTGCGTAATGCTTCAACTTCAGAACCACCTTTACCGATAACCATACCAGGTTTAGCAGTATGAATAGTGATATTCACACGGTTAGCTGCACGTTCGATTTCTACGCGAGAAACAGAAGCGTCAGATAAACGTTTTGCAACATAATCACGGATGCGTAAATCTTCATGTAAGAAGTCCGCATAATCTTTTTCCGCGTACCATTTGGAGTCCCAATCACGGATGACACCGATACGCATACCTATTGGATGTACTTTTTGACCCACGAATTATCCCTCCTTCACTTCAGATACCACAACTGTAATGTGGCTAGTACGTTTGTTGATTGCACTTGCACGACCTTGTGCACGTGGACGGAAACGTTTAAGTGTTGGACCTTCGTCAACAAATGCTTCCTCTACTACAAGGTTGTTAATGTCTAAATCATAGTTATGCTCTGCGTTAGCAATAGCGGATTTTAATACTTTTTCAATAATTGGGGAAGCTGATCTTGGAGTATACTTCAAGATTGCAATTGCTTCGCCAACTTGCTTGCCTCGAATTAAATCAATGACGATTCTAGCTTTGCGAGGAGCAATACGAACCGTTTTGGCAACGGCTTTTGCGCTTGTAACTTCACTTGCCATTAGGATATCCTCCTCTCAAATTAGCGTTTAGTTTTTTTATCGTCGCCCGCATGACCGCGGTACGTACGAGTTGGTGCGAATTCGCCCAGTTTGTGTCCTACCATATCTTCTTGAACATAAACAGGAACGTGTTTACGTCCATCATATACTGCGATTGTTTGTCCAACAAAAGTTGGGAAAATCGTGGAGCGACGAGACCAAGTTTTAATTACTTGTTTCTTTTCGCTTTCTGCTGCTGCTTCCACTTTCTTCATCAAGTGGTCATCAACAAAAGGTCCTTTTTTCAAACTACGACCCATGACGGAACCTCCCTTCGCATAGTCAGGAAGCTGAGAACGCTTGTCCTCGCTATCCTGCTACCAATTTTATTCAATCTATTAATCCGATTATTTTTTCTTACGACGACGTACGATAAATTTATCGGAGTTGTTGTTTTTCTTACGTGTTTTGTATCCAAGAGTTGGTTTACCCCATGGAGACATTGGCGATTTACGACCGATTGGAGCTTTACCTTCACCACCACCGTGTGGGTGATCGTTCGGGTTCATTACAGATCCACGAACAGTTGGGCGTTTACCCATCCAACGTGAACGACCTGCTTTACCGATGTTGATAAGTTCGTGTTGTTCGTTACCAACTTGACCGATTGTAGCACGGCAAGTAGCAAGGATCATGCGAACTTCACCGGAGTTTAAGCGGATTAATACGTATTTGCCTTCTTTACCAAGTACTTGAGCACTTGTTCCAGCAGAACGTACTAATTGTCCACCTTTACCAGGTTTCATTTCGATATTGTGGATAACAGTACCCACTGGAATATCTTTTAATTCTAGTGCATTACCGACTTTGATGTCAGCTTCTGCTCCTGAATAAATTGTTTGACCTACTTCAAGGCCTTTCGCTGCGATGATGTAGCGTTTTTCTCCATCAGCATAGTTGATTAGAGCAATATTAGCAGAACGGTTTGGATCGTACTCGATCGTTGCAACGCGTCCAGGAATACCATCTTTGTTACGTTTGAAATCAATCACGCGGTATTGGCGTTTATGGCCACCGCCGTGATGACGAACAGTTAACTTACCTTGGTTATTGCGTCCGGCTTTCTTTTTAAGAGGACGTAGTAAAGATTTTTCTGGAGTACTTGTAGTAATCTCAGCGAAATCTGAACTTGTCATATGCCGGCGCCCGTTAGTGGTAGGTTTATACTTTTTGATCGCCATTGTTTCCCCTCCTCGTTAGAATTATTTAAAGTTAGTCGAATTATACTTCAAAGAATTGAATTTCTTTGCTGTCAGCTGTAACAGTAACAATCGCTTTACGACGTTTGTTAGTGTAACCTGCATAACGGCCCATACGTTTAAGTTTGCCTTTGTAATTCATTACGTTTACTTTAGCAACTTTCACGTCGAAAATTTCTTCAATTGCGTATTTTACTTGCGTTTTAGTTGCGCGAGTATCTACTTCAAATGTATATTTCTTATCGTCGAGAATGCTTGTAGATTCTTCAGTTACAACTGGGCGCTTAATGATGTCGCGTGCATCCATTATGCGAGCACCTCCTCTACTTTTTCGACAGCTGCTTTAGTGATAATTAACTTATCATGTTTAGCAACTTCTAGTACTGAGATACTTTCAGCTGGAATAACTGTAATGCCTTGTAAGTTGCGTGCAGATAATTCTACATTTTCACTTTCACCAGCAACTACGATTAGTGCCTTAGTATCTACAGAGATATTTTTAAGAAAAGCCGCAAATTCTTTTGTTTTAGGTGCATCGAAAGTCAAACCTTCAAGTACAACTAATTTTTCTTCATTTACTTTAGAAGAAAGAATCGATTTAATCGCTAAACGACGAACTTTCTTAGGTAATTTGTAAGCATATGAACGAGGTGTTGGGCCGAATACGACACCACCGCCGCGCCATTGTGGGGAACGGATTGAACCTTGACGGGCACGACCTGTACCTTTTTGACGCCATGGTTTACGTCCGCCACCACGTACTTCTGAACGATTTTTCACTTTATGAGTCCCTTGACGTAGGGATGCACGTTGGCTCAAAATTACGTCAACAACAACTTTTTCATTTGGTTCGATACCGAAAACAGTGTCGTTTAAAGTAATTTCGCCAGCGTTTGTTCCATCTTGTTTAAGTAAGCTTAATTTTGGCATTCGTTAGTCCTCCTTTCCAAATGAATTATTTTGCTTTAGTAGCAGTTTTAATTTGAACTAATGCTTTTTTAGCGCCTGGAACGTTACCTTTTACTAAAAGAACGTTCTTTTCAACGTCTACTTTAACGATTTCTAGGTTTTGGATAGTGATTTGTTCTCCACCCATACGACCTGGAAGTAGTTTATTTTTGAAAACACGGTTAGGTGCTACTGGACCCATTGAACCTGGGCGACGATGGTAACGGGAACCGTGGGCCATAGGGCCGCGTGATTGTCCGTGGCGTTTAATAACACCTTGGAATCCTTTACCTTTCGATACGCCTGTCGCGTCGATGATGTCACCTTCTGCGAATACGTCTACTTTTACTTCTGCACCAATCTCATACTCGTCTAAGTTTACATCGCGGAATTCGCGAATGAAGCGCTTAGGAGTAGTATCGGCTTTTGCTACATGACCTTGTTCGGGTTTGTTTGACAATTTTGCTCTCTTATCTTCGAAACCGATTTGTACAGCTTCATAGCCGTCAGTTTCAACAGTTTTCTTTTGAAGTACCACGTTTTGTGCTGCTTCGATTACTGTTACTGGAATAAGTTCGCCGTTTTCAGTGAAAACTTGTGTCATCCCTACTTTTCTACCTAAGATTCCTTTGGTCATGAGTCACACCTCCTGTTAATTTAATATATTCTTATTATAGTTTGATTTCGATGTCCACACCGCTTGGCAAGTCTAAACGCATCAAGCTATCAACTGTTTGTGGTGTTGGATTAACGATGTCGATTAAACGTTTGTGTGTACGCATTTCGAATTGCTCACGAGAATCTTTATATTTGTGGACCGCACGCAAGACTGTGTAGATAGACTTCTCTGTTGGAAGTGGAATCGGACCAGATACGGAAGCACCTGAGCGTTTCGCTGTTTCTACGATCTTTTCTGCTGATTGATCCAAAATACGGTGATCATACGCTTTTAAACGAATACGAATTTTTTGTTTTGCCATTACTTTCCCTCCTTTTCGCCTACTTTCAAAGTAGACATTCTCCGTGAAAATTACCTGAACATCCGCCATGGCAAAGCGGCCGGGTGTGTCAGCAACCTTTCACTTCATCACATGGGCATTCCCGGCAATACCGGGGTGCTCGTTGTCAAAAGGGCAGACCAATGCCTGTCCATTTGCACTTTATCTATTATACACGGGTTAGGGGTAGTAATCAACCGCTTTTTGAAAAAAGTTTTAAGTTATTTTCATAGAAGCTATTATATAGAAGAATCTCGGTTTATTATCTGACGAAAAACGCTTCATAGCAGTATTCTTTGGTTTTTAAATAAAATAAAAAAACATCCGATGATTCGAATGTTTTTAAGAAGTACGAAGCAATATAAGTCCAGCTGTTAGAAGCAACATGACACCTAGCGCAACAAGATCGCCAAAGTGCCAGTGAAGTATCCGAAAACGAGTTCGTCCTTCCCCGCCCTGATAACCTCTAGCTTCCATTGCGTCGGCTAGCTCTTCGGCCCGGTTAAAGGAACTAACGAAAAGCGGAATAAAAATCGGAACAACCACTTTCATTTGTTCGAATAAGTTTCCTTCACCAAAATCAACTCCACGTGCGCGCTGAGCTTTCATAATTTTATCCGTTTCACCCATAAGTGTCGGAATAAAACGTAGCGCAACGGAGATCATTAAGGCGATGTCGTTAACAGGTACTTTGAGCACTGCAAAAGGACGAAGGATATACGCAATTGCATCTGTTAAGTTCATCGGGGTAGTTGTTAAAGTAATGACTGTCGACATAATAATAATTAATACAAAGCGTAAAAACACAAAAACACCATTCAAAAGACCGAAAGACGAAATTGTAAAAGGACCCCAGTCAAAATAAATTGTTCCACCACTCGCGAACAGGATTTGCATCACAACGGTGAATAAGATTAACCAAATAAGCGGTTTAACTCCCTTTATGAACACTTTCAACTTTATCCCCGTCATTTGAACAATCATTAGCGTGAATAAGACCATTAAAGCGTATGTCCACCAATTATTCGCTAAAAATAAAATTCCAATGTAATAAAACCCAGCTAGCAATTTCGTTCTCGCGTCAAGCCCGTGAATTAAGGACTCCCCTGGAACAAAACGACCTAATATCAGTTTTTCTATCATTCAAAGAAGCCCCCTTCACTCACGTCAAT
Proteins encoded:
- the fmnA gene encoding FAD export ECF transporter transmembrane subunit FmnA — translated: MIEKLILGRFVPGESLIHGLDARTKLLAGFYYIGILFLANNWWTYALMVLFTLMIVQMTGIKLKVFIKGVKPLIWLILFTVVMQILFASGGTIYFDWGPFTISSFGLLNGVFVFLRFVLIIIMSTVITLTTTPMNLTDAIAYILRPFAVLKVPVNDIALMISVALRFIPTLMGETDKIMKAQRARGVDFGEGNLFEQMKVVVPIFIPLFVSSFNRAEELADAMEARGYQGGEGRTRFRILHWHFGDLVALGVMLLLTAGLILLRTS
- the rpsJ gene encoding 30S ribosomal protein S10 is translated as MAKQKIRIRLKAYDHRILDQSAEKIVETAKRSGASVSGPIPLPTEKSIYTVLRAVHKYKDSREQFEMRTHKRLIDIVNPTPQTVDSLMRLDLPSGVDIEIKL